One window from the genome of Candidatus Nanopelagicales bacterium encodes:
- a CDS encoding RNA methyltransferase: MASFRRARALKRKAERQAQGRFLAEGPQAVREALRAALALELFVDQRNESPSHGELTQDALDQGLPVQLVSDDFAGLTDTVTSQGIVAITAMVEQPTLAAFAASSPTLVAVAVAPADPGNVGTLIRIADAAGADGVILTSGSCDPYNNKAVRASTGSIFHLPVLTGSTFEQVRAALPVELCRFIATSGAAEVELFSDQLHDVIAAPTAWVFGNEAHGLDAAIVAACDLTVRIPIYGHAESLNVGAAAAVCLYASAIAAR; the protein is encoded by the coding sequence ATGGCCAGTTTCCGTCGGGCCCGAGCGCTCAAACGCAAGGCTGAACGGCAAGCACAGGGACGATTCCTGGCCGAGGGCCCGCAGGCCGTGCGGGAGGCGCTGCGCGCGGCGCTCGCGTTGGAACTGTTCGTCGACCAACGCAACGAGTCGCCAAGCCACGGCGAATTGACCCAGGACGCACTCGACCAAGGCCTCCCAGTCCAGTTGGTCAGTGACGATTTCGCCGGCTTGACCGACACGGTCACCTCACAGGGGATCGTCGCGATTACGGCGATGGTTGAGCAGCCGACGCTCGCAGCGTTCGCTGCGTCGTCGCCGACACTGGTCGCCGTCGCGGTCGCACCTGCCGATCCGGGCAATGTTGGCACGCTTATCCGGATCGCTGACGCCGCCGGAGCCGACGGCGTGATTCTGACGTCGGGCAGTTGCGACCCGTACAACAACAAGGCGGTGCGGGCCAGCACTGGTTCAATCTTCCATCTGCCAGTCCTCACCGGATCTACCTTCGAGCAAGTGCGAGCGGCACTTCCTGTCGAGTTGTGTCGGTTCATCGCAACGTCGGGGGCTGCCGAAGTCGAGCTCTTTTCCGACCAGCTTCACGACGTGATCGCGGCACCCACAGCGTGGGTCTTCGGCAATGAGGCCCATGGCTTGGACGCAGCGATTGTGGCCGCGTGCGACTTGACAGTTCGCATCCCGATCTACGGTCACGCCGAGAGCTTGAACGTTGGCGCTGCTGCGGCAGTGTGCCTCTACGCATCCGCCATTGCAGCCAGATGA
- the rplT gene encoding 50S ribosomal protein L20 produces the protein MARVKRAVNAHKKRRAVLERASGYRGQRSRLYRKAKEQVTHSMVYSYRDRRARKGEFRRLWIQRINAASRANGMTYNRFIQGLKAAEIEVDRRMLAELAVNDSAAFSALVQIARDAVVVESPAA, from the coding sequence GTGGCACGCGTCAAGCGCGCAGTCAATGCGCACAAGAAGCGTCGGGCAGTCCTCGAGCGCGCCAGCGGTTACCGCGGCCAGCGATCCAGGCTGTACCGCAAGGCAAAAGAGCAAGTCACCCACTCGATGGTCTACTCGTACCGTGACCGCCGTGCGCGCAAGGGTGAGTTCCGCCGCCTGTGGATTCAGCGCATCAACGCGGCCTCCAGGGCCAACGGGATGACCTACAACAGGTTCATTCAGGGCCTCAAGGCAGCTGAAATCGAAGTCGATCGTCGCATGTTGGCCGAGTTGGCTGTCAACGATTCAGCGGCTTTCAGCGCTCTCGTGCAGATCGCCCGCGACGCCGTCGTGGTCGAGTCACCCGCCGCCTAG